A single Capsicum annuum cultivar UCD-10X-F1 unplaced genomic scaffold, UCD10Xv1.1 ctg49021, whole genome shotgun sequence DNA region contains:
- the LOC124892624 gene encoding uncharacterized protein LOC124892624: MEEVITEEEQQGDEIMTNDTLFRRLEELKLYNLPELGHFILTKHTLEFPFLRGVQIHGCLAMKTFVPVSTPSLEIVNDDDEVKVDDLNEWIHQRFISKEEDGSEI, translated from the coding sequence ATGGAAGAAGTGATTACAGAAGAGGAACAACAAGGAGATGAAATCATGACAAATGATACCTTATTTCGCCGGTTGGAAGAGTTGAAGCTTTACAATTTGCCAGAGCTGGGGCATTTCATTCTTACAAAGCATACTCTTGAATTTCCATTTCTCAGAGGAGTGCAGATTCATGGTTGCCTTGCAATGAAGACGTTTGTCCCTGTCAGTACACCGAGTCTCGAAATTGTGAACGATGATGACGAAGTAAAAGTAGATGATCTGAATGAATGGATACATCAGCGGTTCATTTCTAAG